One part of the Moorena sp. SIOASIH genome encodes these proteins:
- a CDS encoding adenylate/guanylate cyclase domain-containing protein gives MASVSLKKIISKPKALGVISQLIDAIDTAVQIEDVHGKLLLDNPRKIRVLGGCNLANKYPVEARGQVIGWVKGDQKAIAIKELLNYLVNQELEKKDLGSAILDQYREINLLYRVSERIPSCLELSAIAQLFLDEARRLIPGDCGSVLLINSETEQLDIISAFGKQYNPTEFFQLSNSKTKNGLGIGKAEIVNQVQDDPRFIASVKSINSLVCAPLKTQKGLLGVINFCSEKPVNYTAQDLKFLTILGAQAAGAIENALLHRNKLQEERIKSRLERYIPSQLVQAIIDAKGNISLTPAKKPITILFSDIRNFTTRCEELEAHKIVEYLNEYFTSMVDVIFSHEGTVNKFVGDMIVAMFGAPSKLEDNQGQAIAAAIAMQHQLKTMPTPWIRENFLTGIGISSGEVVVGNIGSPQHMDYTAIGDEVNIAARLQAMAKGGQILVSGSVYEGTKHQYTYRELGQVPIKGKRQTVDVFELIN, from the coding sequence ATGGCATCTGTCAGTCTCAAAAAAATTATTTCTAAGCCAAAAGCGCTAGGGGTCATAAGTCAACTGATTGACGCCATAGACACCGCTGTCCAGATTGAGGATGTCCACGGAAAGCTGCTGTTGGACAATCCTAGGAAAATTCGGGTATTGGGAGGTTGTAACTTAGCCAATAAATATCCCGTTGAAGCAAGAGGTCAGGTGATTGGCTGGGTCAAGGGGGATCAGAAAGCGATCGCAATTAAAGAACTCCTGAATTATTTGGTTAATCAAGAATTAGAAAAAAAAGATCTAGGCAGTGCTATCTTAGATCAATACCGAGAAATTAATTTACTCTATAGAGTTTCAGAACGGATTCCATCCTGTTTAGAGCTGTCCGCTATTGCTCAGCTTTTCCTGGATGAAGCGAGAAGACTGATTCCAGGAGATTGTGGTTCAGTCTTGTTAATTAATTCCGAAACTGAGCAACTAGATATAATCTCAGCCTTTGGCAAACAGTATAATCCAACAGAATTTTTTCAGCTGAGCAATAGTAAGACAAAGAATGGGCTAGGAATTGGCAAGGCTGAGATTGTGAATCAGGTTCAAGATGATCCCAGGTTTATTGCTAGTGTGAAGTCCATCAACTCTCTGGTTTGTGCTCCTCTAAAAACCCAAAAGGGTCTGCTGGGGGTGATTAACTTTTGTAGTGAAAAACCGGTTAATTATACAGCTCAAGACTTGAAATTTTTAACGATTCTTGGAGCTCAAGCAGCAGGAGCTATTGAAAATGCCTTGCTCCATAGAAATAAACTACAGGAGGAGCGGATTAAAAGCCGACTGGAACGCTATATTCCTTCCCAACTTGTCCAAGCCATTATTGATGCCAAGGGCAATATCTCCCTGACTCCAGCCAAAAAGCCTATTACTATATTGTTCTCTGATATTCGGAATTTCACAACTCGGTGTGAAGAATTAGAAGCCCATAAAATTGTTGAATACCTGAACGAATATTTTACCTCCATGGTCGATGTTATCTTCAGTCATGAGGGAACAGTCAATAAATTTGTGGGGGATATGATTGTGGCTATGTTTGGTGCGCCCTCGAAGCTAGAGGATAATCAGGGACAAGCGATCGCAGCTGCTATTGCTATGCAACATCAACTTAAAACTATGCCTACCCCCTGGATCCGGGAGAATTTTCTAACCGGTATTGGGATTAGTTCAGGAGAAGTCGTGGTGGGAAACATTGGTTCTCCTCAGCATATGGACTATACAGCCATTGGTGATGAAGTCAATATCGCTGCCAGATTACAAGCTATGGCCAAGGGGGGTCAGATCCTCGTCAGTGGTAGTGTCTATGAAGGGACCAAGCACCAGTATACCTATCGGGAATTGGGTCAGGTTCCAATCAAGGGAAAACGGCAAACAGTAGATGTATTTGAGTTGATTAACTGA
- a CDS encoding GAF domain-containing protein, producing the protein MNAIKLKKIIAKKDISSLLNNLITSLGGDISIQDIDEQLLFGDEPDDSSGKYKIDLKGTTLGWVRGGENARPIAALINYLANRELERRSIAIETLDNYREINLLYNLSGKLTANLMPQDVAQIVINQTRELIPVNRGFLFLLDQDQSQLEVLASFEPEMGYRPQKQSIAGIVRSVIMTGVGEIVNDVSSDPRFVPSDYPISSLMCVPLKTKDEVIGVIELSSEQPVDYTARDLKLISALASQATSAISNAILYENMLREERVRSNLNRYF; encoded by the coding sequence ATGAACGCTATTAAACTTAAAAAAATAATTGCAAAAAAAGACATCTCGTCACTGCTCAATAACCTGATAACTTCCCTGGGAGGAGATATTAGTATTCAAGACATTGATGAGCAACTGTTATTCGGAGATGAGCCTGATGATTCATCTGGAAAATACAAGATAGACCTGAAAGGAACTACTTTAGGGTGGGTTAGAGGAGGAGAGAATGCTCGTCCTATTGCCGCTCTAATCAATTATTTAGCGAATCGAGAACTAGAACGCCGATCAATTGCTATAGAAACCTTAGATAACTATCGAGAAATAAACTTACTCTACAATCTATCGGGGAAATTAACTGCCAACTTAATGCCTCAAGACGTTGCTCAAATTGTGATTAATCAAACTAGGGAATTAATTCCAGTAAATCGGGGATTTCTCTTTTTGCTAGACCAAGACCAATCCCAACTGGAAGTACTCGCTAGCTTTGAGCCAGAAATGGGGTATAGACCCCAGAAGCAATCGATAGCAGGTATTGTTCGCAGTGTGATTATGACTGGTGTAGGAGAAATCGTTAACGATGTCTCATCGGATCCCAGGTTTGTGCCATCTGATTATCCGATCAGTTCCCTAATGTGTGTCCCACTCAAGACCAAAGATGAAGTAATTGGTGTGATTGAGCTCAGTAGTGAACAACCTGTAGACTATACAGCCAGGGATTTGAAATTGATCAGTGCTTTAGCATCTCAAGCCACATCAGCCATATCTAATGCTATCCTCTATGAAAATATGCTTCGAGAGGAACGGGTGAGGAGTAATTTGAATCGATACTTTTAA
- a CDS encoding ATP-binding protein, with amino-acid sequence METSEYTQLNPFIQAREYFEEILNWLCSEEAYRLTYYQIEENLWINGMELLRQLLQGYLDWRGDNQPEALYPRRQGRYSTQVNPQPGSDWGIVQNRDNLYSDPREGREGIRGERGGKQLSSYPTSRQPSLRTIFGTVRLNRFNASSQRNSPPDNSPLKVYPHGYCQVSGIPLASEVDTSCSDPTILAQPQAKAAEVSQEQQEGFSIIDMGTWFRRQWWLKHNSYQSVWQPRRSVPRLLISGTIALVGTAAFTSYWVVRSLILESLKDNAELKVLMAGHQIDEWLAALMAKVETIANTPEVRSLDWEVAQPYLQFEQERLPDFHMFVMAKGNGSYYTSRAGFIEGKNLSDRTHFQRAMQGETFVDNPVVSRSTGIRQVNIAAPIWSVPPKNHTEITPENLALGNRNRSDVELGDVTLRKPGELAGPFSFPMGEFAGPVSLDRVSEVITNTTLGEGSYAFALDSKGVPIAHRDPKVIQSGRSFLDSPYPNLKQIAQEMMEARKIANPQESVTLLELDGQWVYVAYAPLQQADWSVALVIPRANVERQLNYLNLLASVLGVMLIIAMVIALLQIQTFEQANARAQQEALLNRLTTRIRESLDLETTVQTTVNEIATLLRLDRVTFGWYHQDQQCLEILCEHRKADLPSQVGLISIESCHDLCDRLSQGQMLHFHDSGDQLIYCQTGNYLALPVMIRGLHPPGYLICMRRKPWSCSDLELELLQAVSNQLAIAINQAHLYTTTQEQYTIVSEQAQCLKTTTTQLQHTLAYVDAMIRSLADGLLVTDTKGKITRINPALVSLFDSGETELLGQGCQGVLGNAIANLVTLTKTNPQQVFTAEVELTNQRIGKAVATAILKDTKATDNLDSEDGFMGSVILIRDITFEKEVDRMKTDFISTVSHELRTPLTSVMGFAKLIQKKLEKTLFPLISTNDHKIQRTLKQVSENVNIIISEGERLKALINDVLDLAKLEAGRVEWKMQPLSVVDVLERAIIATTALFEQNDVELIKSIDEGLPQIIGDRDRLIQVVINLISNAAKFTDKGFVYCKVRRTGSEITVSIIDSGIGISEAEQTLIFEKFKQAGNTLTEKPQGTGLGLPICKEIVEHHRGQIWVESELGKGSNFSFSLPIPVESEPGVKTIAAETLLTQLHSSMTTSKMTTNSRDKTILIVDDEAPIRELLKQHLRAEGYRIQEAKDGWEAIQQIKQERPDLIILDVVMPRMNGFDTAAVVKNDLHSMDIPIIILSITEEQQALGVERCLSKPINLEELLKDVVRLTSQEKPTKQVLIVEENLPQAQMITQVLRKRGIGIISARNGQDCLSKAISLKPDMILVNSGIAKEQALVKKVRFEHKLATTFLILLDD; translated from the coding sequence ATGGAAACATCTGAATACACTCAGCTCAATCCATTTATCCAGGCTCGTGAGTACTTTGAAGAAATTCTTAATTGGCTCTGTTCTGAGGAAGCGTACCGTCTCACCTATTACCAGATAGAAGAAAACCTCTGGATCAATGGTATGGAACTGTTGCGGCAACTGCTACAAGGTTATCTGGATTGGCGGGGAGACAATCAGCCAGAAGCACTGTACCCAAGAAGGCAGGGTAGGTACTCTACCCAGGTCAATCCCCAGCCTGGAAGTGATTGGGGTATTGTCCAAAATAGGGATAATTTGTACTCCGATCCAAGAGAGGGAAGAGAGGGCATCAGGGGAGAAAGGGGAGGTAAACAATTGTCATCTTATCCCACCAGTAGGCAACCCAGCCTAAGGACTATCTTCGGAACAGTGAGACTTAATCGTTTTAATGCTAGTTCCCAGAGAAACTCACCTCCGGATAATTCCCCACTCAAGGTTTACCCACACGGGTACTGTCAGGTGAGCGGTATTCCTTTAGCATCAGAGGTGGACACCAGTTGCTCCGACCCCACTATCCTAGCCCAACCCCAGGCAAAAGCTGCTGAAGTTTCTCAGGAACAACAGGAAGGATTTTCCATAATAGATATGGGAACTTGGTTTAGACGCCAGTGGTGGCTTAAGCACAATAGTTATCAATCGGTATGGCAGCCAAGGCGTTCTGTTCCCCGGTTGTTAATTAGTGGCACCATTGCGTTAGTGGGAACAGCAGCTTTCACCAGTTATTGGGTGGTTCGGAGTCTGATTCTTGAGAGTCTGAAGGATAATGCTGAATTGAAGGTCTTGATGGCGGGACATCAAATTGATGAATGGCTGGCGGCTCTGATGGCGAAGGTGGAAACTATTGCGAATACTCCCGAAGTTCGGTCTTTGGACTGGGAGGTTGCCCAACCCTATCTGCAATTCGAGCAAGAACGATTGCCCGATTTTCATATGTTTGTCATGGCTAAGGGGAATGGCTCTTACTACACCAGTCGTGCAGGTTTTATTGAGGGGAAGAATCTTAGCGATCGCACTCACTTTCAACGAGCGATGCAAGGAGAAACGTTTGTGGATAATCCGGTAGTCTCTCGTTCTACTGGTATTCGCCAAGTCAATATTGCGGCTCCTATCTGGTCAGTTCCCCCCAAAAATCACACGGAAATTACTCCAGAAAACCTGGCTTTGGGCAACCGTAACCGGTCGGATGTGGAACTGGGGGATGTAACCCTGCGAAAACCAGGGGAGTTGGCTGGTCCATTTTCTTTCCCCATGGGGGAATTTGCTGGACCGGTTTCCTTAGACCGAGTGTCAGAGGTGATTACCAATACTACCTTAGGCGAAGGGAGTTATGCCTTTGCTTTGGACTCAAAAGGAGTACCCATTGCCCATCGAGATCCAAAGGTAATTCAATCTGGTAGGAGTTTTTTAGACTCCCCTTACCCCAATCTCAAGCAAATTGCTCAAGAGATGATGGAGGCTAGGAAAATAGCCAACCCGCAAGAGTCGGTAACGCTACTGGAACTGGATGGTCAGTGGGTATATGTTGCCTATGCTCCTCTGCAACAGGCGGATTGGTCTGTGGCTTTGGTGATTCCCCGGGCTAATGTGGAACGACAACTCAATTATCTCAATCTGCTGGCATCGGTGTTGGGAGTGATGCTGATCATCGCCATGGTTATTGCTTTACTACAGATTCAAACTTTCGAGCAGGCCAACGCCAGGGCTCAGCAGGAGGCGCTGCTGAATAGGCTTACTACTCGTATTCGTGAATCTCTGGATTTGGAAACAACTGTGCAAACTACTGTCAATGAAATTGCTACCCTCTTGCGTCTCGACCGAGTGACTTTTGGCTGGTATCACCAAGACCAACAATGTTTGGAAATTCTGTGTGAACATCGAAAAGCTGATTTACCGTCCCAAGTGGGATTAATAAGTATCGAATCTTGTCATGATTTATGCGATCGCTTAAGCCAAGGACAGATGCTTCACTTCCATGATAGCGGTGATCAACTCATCTACTGCCAGACAGGGAACTATCTGGCGTTACCAGTCATGATTCGGGGGTTGCATCCTCCTGGCTATTTAATTTGTATGCGCCGCAAGCCTTGGAGCTGTAGTGATTTGGAATTGGAGCTATTACAAGCCGTGAGCAATCAGTTAGCGATCGCCATCAACCAGGCACATTTATACACCACTACTCAAGAACAGTACACAATTGTCAGTGAACAAGCTCAGTGTCTCAAAACCACCACGACTCAATTACAGCATACTCTGGCTTACGTGGATGCGATGATTAGAAGCTTAGCAGATGGATTACTGGTAACAGATACCAAGGGCAAAATTACTCGCATCAATCCAGCTTTGGTGAGCTTGTTTGATTCGGGGGAAACCGAGTTACTCGGTCAAGGGTGTCAGGGAGTGTTGGGGAATGCGATCGCAAACCTAGTCACTCTTACCAAGACTAACCCTCAACAAGTCTTTACCGCTGAAGTAGAACTGACCAATCAACGGATTGGCAAAGCCGTAGCCACTGCTATTCTAAAAGATACTAAGGCTACAGATAACCTTGATAGTGAGGATGGCTTTATGGGTTCGGTAATTCTGATCCGAGATATTACCTTTGAAAAAGAAGTAGACCGGATGAAAACAGACTTTATTTCCACAGTTTCCCATGAATTGAGGACTCCCCTAACCTCAGTCATGGGTTTTGCCAAACTGATTCAGAAAAAACTGGAAAAAACCCTATTTCCCTTAATTTCTACCAATGACCACAAGATTCAGCGCACCCTGAAGCAAGTGTCAGAAAATGTTAACATCATTATCTCCGAAGGGGAGCGTCTTAAAGCTTTGATCAATGATGTCCTGGATCTGGCTAAGCTAGAAGCTGGTCGAGTGGAGTGGAAAATGCAACCCCTCTCAGTTGTAGATGTCCTAGAACGAGCAATCATTGCTACGACTGCTCTGTTTGAACAGAATGATGTGGAATTAATTAAGAGTATAGACGAGGGCTTACCTCAGATAATTGGTGACCGAGACCGACTAATTCAGGTGGTGATTAATCTAATCTCTAATGCAGCTAAGTTTACGGATAAAGGGTTTGTATACTGTAAAGTAAGGCGAACTGGTTCAGAGATTACCGTTAGTATCATTGATAGCGGTATAGGCATTTCTGAAGCCGAGCAGACGCTGATCTTTGAAAAATTCAAACAGGCGGGTAATACTCTAACTGAAAAACCTCAAGGTACCGGCTTAGGACTCCCTATTTGTAAGGAAATTGTGGAACATCATCGAGGACAAATTTGGGTCGAAAGCGAACTGGGTAAAGGGAGTAACTTCTCCTTTAGCTTACCCATCCCGGTTGAGTCTGAACCTGGAGTCAAAACCATAGCTGCTGAAACCCTGCTCACCCAACTACACTCATCCATGACCACCTCGAAAATGACCACAAATTCCAGGGATAAAACCATTCTGATTGTGGATGATGAAGCTCCGATTCGAGAGCTACTCAAGCAGCATCTTAGAGCAGAAGGTTACAGGATTCAGGAAGCCAAAGATGGTTGGGAAGCAATTCAACAGATCAAACAAGAACGTCCTGACCTAATTATCTTGGATGTAGTGATGCCCAGAATGAATGGGTTTGATACAGCAGCGGTGGTTAAAAATGACTTGCACAGTATGGATATTCCGATTATCATTTTGTCCATCACTGAAGAGCAACAGGCTCTAGGAGTTGAGCGATGTTTGAGCAAACCGATTAATCTCGAAGAACTGCTCAAAGACGTTGTTCGACTGACCTCTCAAGAAAAGCCGACTAAGCAAGTTTTGATAGTGGAGGAAAATCTCCCTCAAGCTCAAATGATTACTCAGGTATTACGGAAAAGAGGAATCGGGATAATTTCTGCCCGAAATGGTCAAGATTGTCTTTCTAAAGCGATTTCATTAAAACCTGACATGATTCTGGTTAACTCAGGGATTGCGAAAGAACAAGCGTTGGTTAAAAAAGTGCGTTTTGAACATAAATTAGCCACGACATTTTTGATTTTATTAGATGATTAA
- a CDS encoding cytochrome-c peroxidase: MVIVVSIIIIFINNHYKLSYNSIKYRVKYSEYSLVFDEPIQPIPLKLELNKDKVKLGKRLFHDPQLSQDNTISCASCHNLNTGGTDQMVRSIGINNRIGLINAPTVFNSGFNFKQHWDGSVETLIEQIDRPIHAEHEMGSNWQEILSKLKQSPEYVSLFSQLYKDGINSDNIKDAIATFERSLYTPNSRFDQFLHGHKNALSSSEQEGYRLFKAYGCVSCHQGVNVGSNMFQAFGLFGDYFKDRGKLTKADLGRFNVTGNERDRYVFKVPSLRNVALTSPYFHDGSAETLEEAVTIMGKYELGRPLSPNDIGLIVKFLKTLTGEYQGKPL; the protein is encoded by the coding sequence ATGGTGATAGTTGTTAGTATAATTATAATTTTCATTAATAATCATTATAAATTATCATATAACTCAATAAAATATAGGGTAAAATACTCAGAATATAGTCTTGTTTTTGATGAACCAATTCAGCCAATACCACTCAAATTAGAACTAAACAAAGACAAGGTTAAACTGGGCAAGAGGCTTTTTCATGACCCCCAACTGTCACAGGATAACACCATCTCCTGTGCTAGCTGCCACAATCTAAATACCGGTGGTACAGACCAAATGGTGCGTTCAATTGGGATCAACAATAGGATTGGCTTGATCAATGCACCCACAGTCTTCAACAGTGGATTCAATTTTAAGCAACATTGGGATGGAAGCGTTGAAACCCTGATCGAACAGATTGATAGACCAATCCATGCAGAGCATGAAATGGGTTCTAATTGGCAAGAAATCCTCAGTAAGCTCAAGCAATCCCCTGAGTATGTCTCACTATTTAGCCAACTGTATAAAGATGGTATCAACAGCGACAACATCAAGGATGCGATCGCTACTTTTGAAAGATCGCTGTACACTCCCAACTCACGCTTTGACCAATTTCTGCACGGCCATAAAAATGCCCTCTCCTCCTCAGAACAAGAAGGCTATCGTCTATTTAAAGCCTATGGCTGTGTTAGCTGTCACCAAGGAGTCAATGTCGGCAGTAATATGTTCCAGGCTTTTGGTCTGTTTGGAGATTACTTTAAAGATCGCGGTAAGCTTACCAAAGCTGATTTGGGACGCTTTAATGTCACTGGCAATGAACGTGATCGTTATGTATTTAAGGTTCCCAGTTTGCGCAACGTGGCTCTAACATCACCATATTTTCACGACGGTTCAGCTGAAACTCTTGAAGAAGCTGTGACGATAATGGGCAAATATGAATTGGGACGTCCACTGTCCCCAAACGATATTGGTCTGATTGTCAAGTTCCTCAAAACTCTCACAGGCGAGTACCAAGGAA